In one window of Nitrospira sp. SG-bin1 DNA:
- a CDS encoding HAD family hydrolase, translating to MIVRSDPDVLAFLFDLDGTLVDSVYQHVLAWREATQAADIELPVWRIHRQIGMSGGLMLSALLREAGRPLSETEARHIQHVHRDAYARQAPSLRVLPGTHDLLATLARHGIPYAIATSGRLENARHALTLLKLHSDVPIVTRDDVRFAKPDPDLFLEAGKRLKVPMSRCVIVGDSVWDLLAARRASALSIGLLSGGYGQEELERAGAYRVYHDPADLLRHLDEVGLRLASV from the coding sequence ATGATTGTTCGTTCCGATCCCGATGTCCTGGCGTTCCTTTTCGATCTGGATGGAACACTGGTGGACAGCGTGTATCAACATGTATTGGCCTGGAGGGAGGCGACACAGGCGGCGGATATCGAGCTGCCCGTCTGGCGCATTCATCGCCAGATCGGCATGAGCGGCGGCTTGATGCTTTCCGCACTGTTGCGTGAGGCCGGCCGACCGCTGTCCGAAACAGAAGCCAGGCACATCCAGCACGTTCACCGTGATGCTTATGCCAGGCAGGCACCCTCCCTGCGAGTCTTACCCGGCACGCACGATCTTCTGGCTACATTGGCACGTCACGGCATTCCGTATGCCATCGCGACGAGTGGGCGCCTGGAGAATGCCCGCCACGCGCTTACTCTTTTGAAACTCCATTCTGATGTGCCGATTGTCACGCGGGACGATGTCCGGTTCGCCAAACCTGACCCCGACCTCTTTTTAGAGGCAGGGAAACGGTTGAAAGTGCCGATGAGTCGTTGTGTGATCGTGGGCGACAGCGTATGGGATTTGTTGGCGGCTCGTCGTGCCTCTGCTCTTTCGATCGGCCTCTTATCGGGCGGCTATGGACAAGAGGAATTGGAACGGGCGGGCGCCTACCGCGTGTACCACGATCCGGCGGACCTACTGAGACATCTCGATGAAGTCGGTCTACGGTTGGCCTCTGTCTGA
- a CDS encoding osmotically inducible protein OsmC, producing MKRTGSAIWQGDLKSGKGTVSTESGVLSQTPYSFSTRFENGKGTNPEELIAAAHAGCFTMALSVQLGEAGLKPEKLHTTATVTFDKVEAGWTVTTILLDVRGKVPNADEAAWNKATEAAKTGCPISRLLNATITMDAKLER from the coding sequence ATGAAACGTACGGGATCGGCGATATGGCAAGGTGATCTCAAGAGCGGTAAAGGCACGGTGTCGACTGAGAGCGGTGTCCTATCCCAAACTCCCTATTCGTTTTCGACGAGATTCGAGAACGGCAAAGGAACGAATCCCGAAGAACTGATCGCTGCCGCCCATGCCGGCTGTTTCACCATGGCGCTCTCGGTCCAGTTGGGAGAAGCCGGCCTGAAACCAGAGAAGCTCCACACGACGGCCACCGTCACCTTCGATAAGGTGGAGGCCGGGTGGACCGTGACCACCATTCTCTTGGACGTCAGAGGCAAGGTGCCCAACGCCGATGAGGCGGCGTGGAACAAAGCGACCGAAGCGGCGAAGACCGGTTGTCCGATCTCTCGACTCTTGAACGCGACGATCACGATGGATGCCAAGCTCGAACGCTGA